The following are encoded together in the Apodemus sylvaticus chromosome 11, mApoSyl1.1, whole genome shotgun sequence genome:
- the LOC127696233 gene encoding vomeronasal type-2 receptor 116-like — MDRLLLDHQQKTRVRAADMKCYTISFLLLMFSLILCCLTEPICFWRIKNNGDNYGDLRSDCGFLLWTMEGPIEDKFYNISDFRVPARKYEFFLVIFFATDEINKNPYLLPNMSLIVWLFDYRCKDILEFLDKNYSQKNNSLEFANYNCLLKEDCYIDLTGPSWKTSLKLSINSRTPKVYFGPFHPNLSDHDQLPYIHQVATKDTCLSNGMVSLMLHFRWTWVGLVISDDDQGIQFLSELREEIQNHGICLAFVNMIPENMQIYMTRAKMYDQQIMTSSAKVVIIYGEMNSTLEVSFRRWEYLDTRRIWITTSQWDVITNKNDFSLDFFHGTVTFEHHHSKIVKFRDFIQTTMKTHKYTIDISQSILGWNYFNCSTSKSIYSKMDYFTFNNTLEWTAQHKFDMALSEEGYNLYNAVYAVAHTYHELILQQVESQLMAEPKGLFADCQKVSSMLKTRVFTNPVGELVNMNHRENQCADYDIFIIWNFPQGLGLKVKIGRYFPCFPQSQQLHVSEDLEWATGGTTVPSSMCSVTCAPGFRKIHQEQTADCCFDCDQCPENEVSNETADMEPCVKCPDDKYANLEQTHCLQRSVSFLAYEDPLGFTLGCMALSFSALTILVLIIFVKYKDTPIVKANNRILSYILLISLVFCFLCSLLFIGHPHQATCILQQTTFAVFFTVAISTVLAKTITVVMAFKLTTPGRRMRGMLITGAPKMVIPICTLIQLVLCGIWLITSPPFIERDIHSEHGKTIIICNKGSVIAFHLVLGYLGSLALGSFTVAFLARNLPDRFNEAKFLTFSMLVFCSVWITFLPVYHSTKGKVMVVVEVFSILASSAGLLGCIFVPKCCVILVRPDSNFLQKYKDKLLY, encoded by the exons AGTACCAGCAAGAAAATATGAGTTTTTTCTGGTAATATTTTTTGCTACTGATGAAATCAACAAGAATCCTTATCTTTTACCCAACATGTCTTTGATTGTCTGGCTTTTTGATTATCGGTGTAAAGATATATTGGAATTTCTGGATAAAAATTATTCACAAAAAAACAATAGTTTGGAATTTGCTAATTATAACTGTTTATTAAAAGAAGACTGTTACATAGACCTTACAGGACCATCATGGAAAACATCCTTAAAACTGTCAATTAATTCTAGGACGCCAAAG GTTTACTTTGGACCATTTCATCCTAACCTAAGTGACCATGACCAGTTGCCCTATATCCATCAGGTAGCCACCAAGGACACATGTTTGTCCAATGGTATGGTCTCCTTGatgcttcattttagatggacGTGGGTAGGACTGGTCATCTCAGATGATGACCAGGGTATTCAATTTCTCTCTGAATtgagagaagaaatacaaaatcatGGAATatgtttagcttttgtgaataTGATCCCAGAAAATATGCAGATATACATGACAAGGGCTAAGATGTATGATCaacaaattatgacatcttcagcaaaggttgttatcatttatggaGAAATGAACTCTACTCtagaagtcagctttagaagATGGGAATATTTAGATACAAGGAGAATCTGGATCACAACCTCACAATGGgatgttatcacaaataaaaatgatttcagCCTTGATTTCTTTCATGGGACTGTCACTTTTGAACACCACCACAGTAAGATTGTTAAATTTAGGGATTTTAtacaaacaacaatgaaaactcaTAAATACACAATAGATATTTCTCAGTCTATACtggggtggaattattttaattgttcaaccTCAAAGAGCATCTATAGCAAAATGGATTATTTTACATTcaacaacacattggaatggaCAGCACAGCACAAATttgacatggccctgagtgaagaaggttacaatttgtataatgctgtgtatgctgtaGCTCACACCTACCATGAACTCATTCTTCAACAAGTAGAATCTCAGCTAATGGCAGAACCCAAGGGATTATTCGCTGACTGTCAGAAG GTGTCTTCCATGCTGAAAACCAGGGTATTTACTAACcctgttggagaactggtgaacatgaaccatagggaaaatcagtgtgcagattatgacattttcatcatttggaattttccacaaggccttggattaaaagtaaaaataggaaGATACTTTCCTTGTTTCCCACAGAGCCAACAACTTCATGTATCTGAAGACTTAGAgtgggccacaggaggaacaacg GTTCCCTCTTCCATGTGTAGTGTGACATGTGCTCCTGGATTCAGGAAAATTCATCAGGAACaaacagcagactgctgctttgattgtgatcagtgcccagaaaatgaggtttccaatgaaacag CAGATATGGAACCGTGTGTGAAGTGTCCAGATGATAAGTATGCCAACTTAGagcaaacccactgcctccaaagaTCTGTGTCATTTCTGGCTTATGAAGATCCACTGGGGTTTACCCTAGGCTGTATGGCCCTTTCCTTCTCTGCCCTAACAATTCTAGTACTAATCATTTTTGTGAAGTACAAGGATACTCccattgtgaaggccaataaccgcattctcagctacatcttgctcatctctctagtcttctgttttctatgctcattgctcttcattggacatccccaccaggccacctgcatcctgcagcaaACTACATTTGCAGTATTTTTCACAGTGGCTATTTCTACAGTGTTGGCCAAAACGataactgtggtcatggctttcaagctcactactccagggAGAAGGATGAGAGGGATGTTGATAACAGGGGCACCTAAGAtggtcattcccatttgtaccctaatccaacttgttctctgtggaATCTGGTTGAtaacatctcctccctttatCGAAAGAGATATACACTCTGAACATGGGAAGACCatcattatttgcaacaaaggctcagtcattgccttCCACTTAGTTCTGGGATACTTGGGCTCCCTGGCTCTGGGGAGCTTCACTGTAGCTTTCTtggctaggaaccttcctgacagattcaatgaagccaagttcctaactttcagcatgctggtattctgcagtgtctggataacctttctccctgtctaccatagcaccaaggggaaggtcatggtggttgtggaggtcttctccatcttggcttctagtgcaggCTTGTTAGGGTGcatctttgtcccaaagtgttgtgttattttagttagaccaGATTCAAATTTCCTGCAGAAGTACAAAGATAAATTGCTTTATTAA